The Saliniramus fredricksonii genome segment GCGCGCCTCGACCTGACGCGAGAGCTGCGACAGGGCGATCAGCGGCACCGACAATTCCTTGGCCAGCGCCTTCAGCCCGGTGGTGATCTCGGTGAGTTCCTGCACGCGATTCTCGCCGCGCTTGCCGGAGCCGGAAAGCAGCTGAAGATAATCGACCACGAGGAGATCCAGCCCCTTCTGCCGCTTGAGCCGGCGCGCCCGGGCGGTGAGCTGGGCGATGGAGATGCCGCCGGTCTGGTCGATGTAGAACGGCATGGTCTGCATTTCGCGCGCGGCATCGGTGAGCTTGTAGAACTCGTCCTCGCGGATATCGCCGCGCCGGATCTTGTAGGACGGTATCCCCGATTGCTCGGCGATGATGCGGGTGGCGAGCTGTTCGGAGGACATTTCCAGCGAGAAGAAGCCGACAATGCCGCCATTCACCGTCTCGATCACACCGTCCTGTCGCTTCTCGCCGCGATAGGCCTTGGCGATGTTGAAGGCGATATTGGTCACGAGCGAGGTCTTGCCCATGGCCGGGCGCCCGGCGAGGATCACCAGATCCGAGGGCTGCAAGCCGCCGAGCATGCGGTCGAGATCGACGAGGCCGGTCGAGATCCCCGAAAGCTTGCCCTCGCGCTGATAGGCCTTCGCCGCCATGTCGACAGCGGAGGTGAGCGCATCGGCGAAACGCTGGAAGCCGCCATCGTAGCGCCCGGTCTCGGCGAGGGTGAAGAGCTTGCGCTCGGCCTCCTCGATCTGCGCGCGCGGCGTCGAATCCACCGGCGCGTCAAAGGCGGAATTGACCGTGTCCTCACCGATGGCGATCAGCTTGCGGCGGATCGAGAGATCATAGATCGTCTGCCCGTAATCGAGGGCGTTGATGATCGTCGTCGCCTCCGCGGCCAGCCGCGCCAGATATTGCGAGACGGTGATGCCGCCCAGATCCTGATCGCCCAGAAAGGTCTTCAGCGTGATCGGCGTCGCGACCTTGCCGGCCTTGATCAGGCTCGATGTGACCTCGAATATCCGCCGGTGCAGATCCTCGTAGAAATGCTCGGGCTCAAGGAAATCCGAAACACGGTAATAGGCCTCGTTGTTGACGATGATGGCACCCAGCAACGCCTGCTCCGCATCGAGGTTATGCGGCGCAATGCGGTACTCCGCCTCGTTCTGATCAAGCTGCGCCACCAGCGCATTGGCATTCGCCATCGTGGGTCCCGTCCGAATCGTTTTGCTGTCGAGCGTCAGGGTAGAGGAAGCGCGCGGCCATTGCGATGATTCGACCGGCCGCACCCGCTTTCCCCGGTTTGCACAGGCTGTGGATGACGGTGCGGGGAAAACTGAAAATCCATCATTATAGCTATTTTTGATTGTTTACTGAAGTATTCAATCCATAACATTTCGCAAGACGCGCCTCGTAATCGTCCTTACTCCAGCATTCAGAACTCCTTAAAGTTTGCACGGCAACCTGACGCTTGGGAATCAGACAGAAACCAGAAACAGAATCGCAATGTGGGAATTTTTAATAAAGCTTAATTCCGCAAGAGAGCCGCTGGAAACCTTGATCTACGCAACACCAACGCACTGGTAAACCCATGAAGAGCGCCGCCGCCCAGAGCTTCGACAAAGCCGATCACGAGACACGCCTGCGCTATGCCCGCATCGATGCCACGACGCGCGCCGACCTTCCCGCGATCTGGCAGCAGGTCGCGCCGGACCTGCCCGGCGTGCTGAGCCGGTTCTACGCGCATGCACATGCCGAGCCCCATCTCAGCCAGCTTCTCGGCGACAAGCAGGCCGGGCTGGAAACCGCGCAGGCGAAACACTGGGAACGGCTGTTCGGCGGGCAGTTCGACGCGGATTATGTCGCGAGCATCCGCCGGATCGGCATGGCGCATGTGCGCATCGGGCTCGAGCCGCGCTGGTACATTGCCGGCTATCAGTTCCTCCTGAACGAGCTCAGCGCCATCGTCGTGCGCAAGAACCGTTTCGCACCGAGCCGGCTCGCGCGTTATATCGCGGCGCTCAACAAGGTGGTGATGCTCGACCTCGACTATGCCATCTCGACCTATCAGACCGCTTTGATCGAGGAACGCCAGCGCCGCAATGACGCGATTGCCGGCGCGATCGAGAATTTCCGCGGTTCGGTGGATTCCATCCTCGGCACGCTCGACACCAATACGGCGCGGATGCAGGAAACCGCGACCTCGCTGACGAGTGTTGCCGAACAGGCCGGTCGCGAAGCCGATTCGGCGACCAATGCGTCGCGCGACACCTCGCTCAATGTGCAGAGTGTCGCCTCCGCCACCGAACAGATGACGGCGTCAGTCAATGAAATCGCCGACCAGATCAACGGCGCGAGCAGTATCGTGCGCGAAGCATCGGAAATGACGGAAGCCTCGACCGCCGAAGTCGAGCGCCTCGCCGAGGCCGGACGCCAGATCGGAGAAGTCGTCTCGCTGATCCAGGCGATCGCCGAACAGACCAACCTGCTCGCCCTCAACGCCACGATCGAGGCGGCGCGCGCCGGCGAGGCGGGACGCGGCTTCGCCGTCGTCGCCCAGGAGGTGAAGGCGCTGGCCAGCCAGACCTCGAAGGCGACGGAGGAAATCGCCCGCCATGTCCACGGCATTCAGGGCTCGACGACGACATCGGTCGAATCGATCCGAAAGATCGCCAGCATCATGACCCGGATCGAAAACGTCACCGGCAGCGTCGCTGCCGCGATCGAGCAGCAGAGCGCGGCCACCGGCGAGATCTCCACCAATATCCAGCGCGCCGCGAGCGGCACGCATACGCTCTCGGAGAATGTCGCCGGGGTGAATGAAGCGATCAGCGAGACCAACCGCTCGGCCTCTTCGGTGACACAGGCGGCCACGGAACTCTCCGCACAATCCTCTCTGCTCTCGCGGGAAGTGCGTCAGTTCTTCGACGTCCTGCGCAACGAGGATGCCGCCTGACGGCTCAGCCGAGCAATGCCGCCAGCGAGAAACCGGCAAACAGGATCAGGCCCGCATCGCGGTTGGAGCGAAACAGCTTCAGCGCGCGCGGGCCGTCCGCGCGATCCATGGTGACGACCTGCCAGGCGAGATGCGCGGCGAAGGCGGCGGCGGCGAGATAGCCGATCAGGCCAACTCCGCTCGCCGCGACGGCACCCGCCACCAGGGCCGCGCTCAGCGCATAGAAGCCGGCAACCGCCGGCTTCACGTTCTCGCCGAAATAGCGCGCAGCGGATTTGATGCCGACGATCTCGTCATCCTCGATATCCTGGATCGCGTAGATCGTATCGAAACCGATCGTCCATGTGATCGCGGCGGCGTAGAGCAGCAGCGGCGCCAGGGCCAGCGCACCGAATTCCGCCGCCCAGCCCATCAGCGCACCCCAGGCGAAGCACAGGCCGAGCACGAATTGCGGCATCCAGATGAAGCGCTTCATGAAGGGGTAGAACAGAACGATCCCGATCGAAGCAAAGCCGAGGGCGATGGTGAAAGCGTTGAACTGGAGCAGCACCAGCAATCCCACGAGGCATTGCAGGCCCACGAAGATCACGGCGCCGCGCAGGCTCACCCGCCCCGAGGGCAGCGGCCGGTCGCGGGTGCGCGCGACCCGCGCATCGAGCTCGCGATCGACGATGTCGTTATAGGTCGAACCCGCCCCACGCATGGCGACGGCGCCGATCAGGAAAAGCACGAGATGCCAGGGATCGGGATAGGAGGCCCCCGCCGCAGCCGCGGCGAGCGCGGCGGACCACCAGCACGGGAGCAGCAGCAGCCACCAGCCGATCGGGCGCTCGATCCGCGCGAGCCGCAGATAGGGCCGCAGGAACATTGGCGCATTGCGATCGACCCAATGCCCCTTCACGGCATCGGGCACCCCCTTGTCGGCAAATGGTGAACGAAACACGATCTACTCCGGAGCGGCGTCGGGCCGGCGCGGGACGCGCGGATGACGAAGGGGAACGATCAGAGCGCACCCTGCGGCATCGGGAAGCGCCCGGTCAGGCCCGGCCCGCCGAGTTGCCCCTCTTCCTGCTCTTGCCGAGCCTGGTTTTCCAGGCGATTGATTTCGGCCGCCGCCTGACAGGCCTGATCGCGCACCCCGGTTACCTGTTCGTGGTCCTGCGTGAAACCATCGACGAAGCTCTGCGGAATCTGGCACCAGGCCTGATTCTCCTCGACGAATCCCATGACCTCTTCGCCGTTCGCGACGAGCTCGCGGAAGATCGGGCAGGCCTGACGCGGGTCGACATCCTCGGTGCCCAGCGCATTGATGCGCTCGACAAGCCCCGAGCGCGCTTCGAGCATCGGATTGATATCGTCACACGACATGCCCTGCGCCTGCACGGGCGAGGCGGATTGCGGGCCGATCGTGGCAAAACCCGCCACGAGCCCCGCCGCGATGATGGAGAAAGTGATACGCTTCATGATCGATCGGATCCCGTAATCGCCGGCCCTGTCTCACACCGGCCCGCATCTCATATCAGATGTGACGCGACGGTGCCAATCGCGCACGCACGCATCCTTGTGCCGACCCTGCGGATTGCCGCCATGCCGGTCAGGTCTTGCAGCATGAAATTATGGCGGCATTGTCGCAGATATGCGACGGAGACCGG includes the following:
- a CDS encoding replicative DNA helicase; translation: MANANALVAQLDQNEAEYRIAPHNLDAEQALLGAIIVNNEAYYRVSDFLEPEHFYEDLHRRIFEVTSSLIKAGKVATPITLKTFLGDQDLGGITVSQYLARLAAEATTIINALDYGQTIYDLSIRRKLIAIGEDTVNSAFDAPVDSTPRAQIEEAERKLFTLAETGRYDGGFQRFADALTSAVDMAAKAYQREGKLSGISTGLVDLDRMLGGLQPSDLVILAGRPAMGKTSLVTNIAFNIAKAYRGEKRQDGVIETVNGGIVGFFSLEMSSEQLATRIIAEQSGIPSYKIRRGDIREDEFYKLTDAAREMQTMPFYIDQTGGISIAQLTARARRLKRQKGLDLLVVDYLQLLSGSGKRGENRVQELTEITTGLKALAKELSVPLIALSQLSRQVEAREDKRPQLADLRESGSIEQDADVVMFVYRDEYYLQNREPKPGTEEHFKWQAEMDQAHGKAEVIIGKQRHGPTGTVQLAFQADITRFTDLADDDKLPERIGD
- a CDS encoding globin-coupled sensor protein; the protein is MKSAAAQSFDKADHETRLRYARIDATTRADLPAIWQQVAPDLPGVLSRFYAHAHAEPHLSQLLGDKQAGLETAQAKHWERLFGGQFDADYVASIRRIGMAHVRIGLEPRWYIAGYQFLLNELSAIVVRKNRFAPSRLARYIAALNKVVMLDLDYAISTYQTALIEERQRRNDAIAGAIENFRGSVDSILGTLDTNTARMQETATSLTSVAEQAGREADSATNASRDTSLNVQSVASATEQMTASVNEIADQINGASSIVREASEMTEASTAEVERLAEAGRQIGEVVSLIQAIAEQTNLLALNATIEAARAGEAGRGFAVVAQEVKALASQTSKATEEIARHVHGIQGSTTTSVESIRKIASIMTRIENVTGSVAAAIEQQSAATGEISTNIQRAASGTHTLSENVAGVNEAISETNRSASSVTQAATELSAQSSLLSREVRQFFDVLRNEDAA
- the ubiA gene encoding 4-hydroxybenzoate octaprenyltransferase, with protein sequence MFRSPFADKGVPDAVKGHWVDRNAPMFLRPYLRLARIERPIGWWLLLLPCWWSAALAAAAAGASYPDPWHLVLFLIGAVAMRGAGSTYNDIVDRELDARVARTRDRPLPSGRVSLRGAVIFVGLQCLVGLLVLLQFNAFTIALGFASIGIVLFYPFMKRFIWMPQFVLGLCFAWGALMGWAAEFGALALAPLLLYAAAITWTIGFDTIYAIQDIEDDEIVGIKSAARYFGENVKPAVAGFYALSAALVAGAVAASGVGLIGYLAAAAFAAHLAWQVVTMDRADGPRALKLFRSNRDAGLILFAGFSLAALLG